One genomic window of Paeniglutamicibacter sp. Y32M11 includes the following:
- a CDS encoding MFS transporter codes for MNIRDRIDASPMSPFQWVVVGVCTFLNALDGFDVLAMAFTANRVSTEFGLSGSQLGVLLSAGLLGMAAGSLFLAPFADVFGRRPMLLFTTGLAAAGMFLSSTAHSITELGLWRVVTGLGVGGILACTNVITSEYSNKRWRGMAVSIYTAGYGVGATLGGLAAVSLQASYGWRAVFVFGGIATTLAFLLLLAVVPESVDFLVTKRPRAPRNDLLPWCSSFV; via the coding sequence ATGAACATCAGAGACCGCATCGACGCCTCGCCCATGTCACCGTTCCAGTGGGTGGTTGTTGGCGTCTGCACCTTCCTCAACGCCCTGGACGGGTTCGACGTGCTGGCCATGGCCTTCACTGCCAACCGGGTTTCCACCGAATTTGGGCTCAGCGGCTCCCAGCTCGGTGTTCTGCTCAGTGCCGGACTGCTGGGCATGGCGGCCGGTTCCCTGTTCCTGGCCCCCTTTGCCGATGTCTTCGGGCGCCGCCCGATGCTGCTGTTCACCACGGGGCTGGCGGCTGCGGGCATGTTCCTGTCCTCCACCGCGCACTCGATCACCGAACTGGGGTTGTGGCGCGTGGTCACCGGACTGGGCGTCGGCGGCATCTTGGCCTGCACCAACGTGATCACCAGCGAATACTCCAACAAGCGCTGGCGCGGCATGGCGGTGAGCATCTACACCGCAGGTTACGGCGTCGGTGCCACGCTGGGAGGTTTGGCCGCGGTGTCGTTGCAGGCCAGCTATGGCTGGCGTGCGGTCTTCGTCTTTGGCGGCATCGCCACCACGCTCGCCTTCCTGCTGTTGCTGGCGGTGGTGCCCGAATCCGTTGACTTCCTGGTGACCAAGCGGCCCCGCGCGCCGAGAAACGACTTGCTGCCCTGGTGCTCAAGCTTCGTCTGA
- a CDS encoding PDR/VanB family oxidoreductase, producing the protein MAATNIETWQSAIVIEVIPVAEAIARIVLEPSLPIKAEPGSHIDLMVQINGESVKRSYSVVEAAADGTRLVISVMKAPLSRGGSIFMHSLIPGTRLEITQPLQNFPLRIGAQRYILLAGGIGITAIANMAAVLKRLKADYTLVYVGRSREAMAYLGELEELHGDRLEVHIDNEGSSLKVPELVGRADTGTELYMCGPIRLMDAVRRGWVERELDLPNLRYETFGNSGWYDPEEFIVRVPKLSLEVTVPQGRSMLEALEDAGAEMMFHCRKGECGLCEVRVIQLAGTIDHRDVFYSERQQRLSTKMNCCVSRAVTSATGAKADAAHTGPAIITIEPN; encoded by the coding sequence ATGGCAGCAACAAATATTGAAACCTGGCAGTCGGCCATCGTCATCGAGGTTATTCCGGTGGCCGAGGCCATCGCCCGCATCGTCCTGGAGCCTTCCCTGCCGATCAAGGCGGAACCTGGTTCCCACATTGACCTGATGGTCCAGATTAACGGGGAATCGGTCAAGCGCTCGTACTCGGTGGTTGAGGCCGCCGCTGACGGAACCCGGCTGGTGATCAGCGTGATGAAGGCGCCGCTCTCGCGCGGCGGGTCGATCTTCATGCACTCTCTCATCCCCGGAACACGACTGGAAATCACCCAGCCGCTGCAGAACTTCCCGCTGCGCATCGGCGCGCAGCGCTACATCCTGCTGGCCGGCGGCATCGGCATTACCGCCATCGCGAACATGGCTGCCGTACTCAAGCGACTGAAGGCCGACTACACGCTGGTCTACGTGGGGCGCAGCCGCGAGGCCATGGCCTACCTGGGAGAGCTGGAAGAACTACACGGGGACCGGCTTGAGGTTCACATCGATAACGAGGGGTCCTCCCTGAAGGTCCCCGAACTGGTGGGCCGCGCGGATACCGGCACCGAGCTGTACATGTGCGGGCCCATCCGGCTGATGGACGCGGTGCGCCGCGGTTGGGTCGAGCGCGAGCTGGATCTGCCGAACCTGCGCTACGAAACCTTTGGCAATAGCGGCTGGTATGACCCCGAAGAATTCATCGTGCGCGTCCCAAAGCTGAGCTTGGAGGTCACCGTCCCGCAGGGCCGCTCCATGCTTGAGGCCCTCGAAGACGCCGGGGCGGAAATGATGTTCCACTGCCGCAAGGGCGAATGCGGACTCTGCGAGGTCCGGGTCATTCAGCTGGCCGGAACCATTGACCACCGCGACGTGTTCTATTCCGAACGCCAGCAGCGGCTCTCGACCAAGATGAACTGCTGCGTCTCGCGCGCGGTCACCTCCGCCACCGGGGCCAAGGCCGATGCTGCGCACACGGGACCGGCGATCATCACCATCGAACCGAACTAG
- a CDS encoding aromatic ring-hydroxylating dioxygenase subunit alpha, producing the protein MTVVSATSSTTNKVLPHPLNAWYVAAWDHEVTRKPMSRRIANRPVALYRTEDGNAVALADACWHRLAPLSMGKTMEKDTIQCPYHGIIYNSAGRCVSMPAQETINPSATVPSFPIVERYRYVWIWMGDATLADPDLIPDMSQMSSDEWAGDGLTIHAACNFQLVLDNLMDLTHEEFVHSSTIGQEELSESDFVTVREGNKVTVTRWMHNIDAPPFWLKNMRDKFPGFEGKVDRWQIINFEAPSTINIDVGVAKAGTGAPEGDRSQGVNGFVMNTITPETDRSSHYFWAFMRNYALDSQLITTQLRDGVHGVFGEDEEMLMAQQAAIDANPDYEFYNLNIDAGGLWVRRILESMLAAEGRLTPSA; encoded by the coding sequence ATGACCGTCGTCTCTGCGACCAGCTCCACCACCAACAAGGTCCTGCCCCACCCGCTGAACGCTTGGTACGTGGCGGCCTGGGACCATGAGGTGACGCGCAAACCGATGTCTCGCCGCATTGCCAATCGACCGGTGGCTCTTTATCGCACCGAAGACGGAAATGCCGTGGCGCTGGCCGACGCTTGCTGGCACCGTTTGGCGCCGCTGTCCATGGGAAAGACCATGGAAAAGGACACCATCCAGTGCCCCTACCACGGCATCATCTACAACTCGGCAGGCCGCTGCGTCTCCATGCCGGCCCAGGAAACCATCAACCCGTCCGCCACGGTTCCTTCGTTCCCCATCGTGGAGCGCTACCGCTACGTGTGGATCTGGATGGGCGACGCCACGCTGGCGGACCCGGACCTGATCCCGGACATGAGTCAGATGTCCAGCGACGAATGGGCAGGGGATGGGTTGACCATTCACGCCGCCTGCAATTTCCAGCTGGTGCTGGATAACCTCATGGACCTGACCCACGAGGAATTTGTCCATTCCTCCACCATCGGCCAGGAAGAGCTCAGCGAGTCCGACTTTGTCACCGTTCGGGAGGGCAACAAAGTGACGGTCACCCGCTGGATGCACAACATCGACGCCCCGCCGTTCTGGCTCAAGAACATGCGCGACAAATTCCCAGGCTTCGAGGGCAAGGTCGACCGCTGGCAGATCATCAACTTTGAGGCCCCCTCCACCATCAATATCGATGTGGGCGTGGCCAAGGCGGGAACCGGTGCGCCGGAGGGCGACCGCAGCCAGGGCGTTAACGGCTTCGTCATGAACACCATCACCCCGGAAACCGATCGGTCCTCCCATTACTTCTGGGCCTTCATGCGCAACTACGCCCTGGACAGCCAGCTGATCACCACACAACTGCGCGACGGCGTGCATGGCGTCTTCGGTGAAGACGAGGAAATGCTCATGGCCCAACAAGCAGCCATCGATGCCAATCCCGACTACGAGTTCTACAACTTGAACATCGATGCCGGAGGCCTGTGGGTACGCCGCATCCTAGAATCCATGCTGGCGGCCGAGGGCCGTCTGACTCCTTCCGCCTAA
- a CDS encoding PadR family transcriptional regulator, whose amino-acid sequence MSLPNALLALLVVEPMTGYDLHKKFESSVGHVWHAPDSQIYPALKRMEANGLLEGEDIPWGPRGTKRQYHVTAAGREAFTSWMNTPLEYARTRDPAHLKAAYLEWAEPEAAREQLRAHIDHHAGLLEQWRETVKEIEDGTSTMLNRRLAHTSAADQEKTRAYKLFTYEGLMSQAEAEIAWAKRGLTLIDRLND is encoded by the coding sequence ATGAGTCTTCCCAACGCATTACTGGCCCTGCTCGTTGTCGAGCCCATGACCGGATACGACCTGCACAAGAAATTCGAGTCCTCAGTTGGGCATGTCTGGCATGCCCCCGATTCGCAGATCTATCCGGCCCTCAAGCGCATGGAGGCCAACGGGTTACTTGAGGGCGAGGACATCCCCTGGGGACCGCGCGGCACCAAGCGCCAATATCACGTCACCGCTGCCGGCCGGGAGGCGTTCACGTCCTGGATGAACACCCCACTGGAATATGCACGCACCCGCGACCCGGCACACCTGAAGGCGGCCTACCTAGAATGGGCCGAACCCGAAGCCGCCCGCGAACAGCTGCGAGCACACATCGACCACCACGCCGGACTGCTCGAACAATGGCGGGAGACAGTGAAGGAAATCGAGGACGGCACCAGCACCATGCTCAATCGCCGGCTGGCCCACACTTCGGCAGCGGACCAAGAAAAAACCCGCGCGTACAAGCTCTTCACCTATGAGGGCCTTATGTCCCAGGCCGAAGCCGAAATCGCTTGGGCCAAGCGCGGACTCACCCTGATTGACCGACTCAACGACTGA
- a CDS encoding ABC transporter ATP-binding protein: MLSNNPTSHAGGRTLPEGEALLSVRNLKKVYHTDAGDIEAVRNLTFDLGRGELVCLVGPSGSGKTTLLKCIAGLLNSTSGEVRLDGQAITGPPKKMAVVFQEYGRSLFPWLRVAENVELPLKNAGVPKEERKRLVAEALEAVGLAHVPKSYPWQLSGGMQQRVAIARAVAYQPEVLLMDEPFAAVDAQTRADLEDLIRSVWKKLGVTVLFVTHDIDESIYLGERVIILSSSPTIVQEDILIDLPAERDQLETRSLPRFTELRHHVYAEIQKAKQGHRPEEAITMVAK, from the coding sequence ATGCTGTCTAACAACCCCACGTCCCACGCTGGTGGGCGTACCTTGCCCGAGGGTGAGGCCTTGCTTTCGGTACGGAACTTGAAGAAGGTTTATCACACGGATGCCGGTGACATTGAGGCGGTGCGGAACCTGACCTTCGATCTGGGCCGTGGCGAGTTGGTGTGTTTGGTCGGGCCTTCGGGTTCGGGCAAGACGACGCTGCTCAAGTGCATTGCCGGGCTGCTAAATTCCACCTCCGGAGAGGTGCGGCTTGACGGGCAGGCCATCACTGGTCCTCCGAAGAAGATGGCGGTGGTGTTCCAGGAATACGGGCGTTCGCTCTTCCCGTGGCTGCGGGTGGCGGAGAATGTGGAGTTGCCGTTGAAGAATGCGGGGGTTCCCAAGGAGGAGCGCAAACGTTTGGTGGCCGAGGCATTGGAAGCGGTGGGCCTGGCCCATGTTCCCAAGTCTTACCCATGGCAGCTCTCCGGTGGTATGCAGCAGCGGGTGGCGATTGCCCGTGCGGTGGCGTACCAGCCCGAGGTGCTGTTGATGGATGAGCCCTTCGCCGCGGTTGATGCGCAGACTCGTGCGGATTTGGAGGATCTGATTCGCAGTGTGTGGAAGAAGCTGGGCGTGACGGTCCTGTTTGTCACCCACGACATCGACGAGTCGATCTACCTGGGGGAGCGAGTGATCATCCTGTCCTCCTCGCCGACGATTGTGCAGGAAGACATCCTCATCGACTTGCCCGCCGAGCGTGATCAGTTGGAGACGCGGTCGTTGCCGCGCTTTACCGAGTTGCGGCACCATGTGTATGCGGAGATTCAGAAGGCGAAGCAGGGGCACCGCCCTGAAGAAGCCATCACGATGGTAGCGAAATAG
- a CDS encoding ABC transporter permease — MKTLKSVGFLLGLPIILLLWWWLATSGAPNFFAPTPAKLLTTFVETWIGERLITDVLPSIMRLVIGVLAAIVLGIVLGLAVGLNRTMRAVTEPVFEFFRALPPPVLVPVLMLLVGINDGMKIAVIISGCIWPVLLNTIEGVRSIDPVQNETSRSYGISGFARIRYQILPSATPTIMAGVRQALSIGLILMVISEMFASSSGLGFTIVQFQRSFAVPEMWSGIVVLGLIGVALSFIFQAVERRVLRWYHGLKEVENAV, encoded by the coding sequence ATGAAAACCCTGAAATCTGTTGGTTTCCTTCTGGGCTTGCCGATTATTTTGTTGCTCTGGTGGTGGCTGGCCACCTCCGGTGCCCCGAACTTCTTTGCTCCCACGCCGGCCAAGCTGTTGACGACGTTTGTGGAGACGTGGATCGGTGAACGGCTGATCACCGATGTGTTGCCCAGCATCATGCGGCTGGTTATTGGTGTACTCGCCGCGATTGTACTGGGCATTGTCTTAGGGTTGGCGGTGGGTTTGAACCGCACCATGCGTGCGGTGACCGAGCCGGTGTTCGAGTTCTTCCGGGCGTTGCCGCCTCCGGTGTTGGTTCCGGTGTTGATGCTTTTGGTGGGCATCAATGATGGGATGAAGATCGCGGTCATCATCTCCGGCTGCATCTGGCCGGTGCTGTTGAACACCATCGAGGGTGTGCGTTCCATTGACCCGGTGCAGAATGAGACCTCTCGTTCTTACGGGATCTCTGGGTTTGCTCGGATCCGCTATCAGATCCTGCCCTCGGCGACCCCGACGATTATGGCCGGGGTGCGCCAGGCGTTGTCGATCGGGTTGATCTTGATGGTCATCTCCGAAATGTTTGCCTCGTCCTCCGGACTGGGCTTCACGATTGTGCAGTTCCAGCGTTCCTTCGCGGTCCCCGAAATGTGGTCCGGCATCGTGGTCCTCGGTTTGATCGGTGTGGCCTTGTCCTTTATTTTCCAAGCGGTTGAGCGGCGCGTGTTGCGTTGGTACCACGGCCTGAAAGAGGTTGAAAATGCTGTCTAA
- a CDS encoding ABC transporter permease, producing MTTQVTGGVTRASVKAKASRPASKGWPKWVLGLIGIVVFLGLWELMPVVGLVQAKYLPPASEVIAALIADLGLTAFWVAVWDTMLAWLIGLVIAVVAALVLGLVIGMSPFLRRLTNSSIEFLRPIPSVALIPLAVLLFGIKLESSLLLIVYACFWQVLIQVLYGVADVDNVAMQTARSYGFSYVQRVRDVVFPTMLPYLMTGIRLAASVALILAITAELLIGSPGLGKEIALAQSGGAISGMYALILATGFLGVGINAVTRIVEKRVLSWHPSVRGEATV from the coding sequence ATGACCACTCAAGTTACTGGAGGAGTCACGCGCGCCTCGGTGAAGGCCAAGGCGAGCCGGCCGGCGTCCAAGGGATGGCCGAAATGGGTGTTGGGTTTGATTGGCATCGTGGTGTTCCTGGGACTGTGGGAGCTCATGCCGGTCGTTGGTCTGGTGCAGGCGAAGTACCTGCCACCGGCCTCCGAAGTCATCGCAGCGTTGATTGCCGACTTGGGCCTCACCGCGTTTTGGGTCGCGGTCTGGGACACCATGCTGGCGTGGCTCATTGGATTGGTCATTGCCGTGGTTGCTGCGTTGGTGCTGGGTCTGGTCATTGGGATGTCGCCCTTCTTGCGCCGTTTGACGAACTCGAGCATCGAGTTCTTGCGTCCAATTCCCTCGGTCGCGTTGATCCCGCTGGCGGTGCTGCTCTTTGGCATCAAGCTCGAGTCTTCGCTGCTGCTGATCGTGTACGCCTGCTTCTGGCAGGTCCTCATTCAGGTGCTCTACGGAGTGGCGGACGTGGATAACGTGGCCATGCAGACGGCACGCTCCTATGGGTTCTCCTATGTGCAGCGGGTGCGAGATGTTGTGTTCCCGACGATGTTGCCGTACCTGATGACCGGTATTCGTTTGGCCGCCTCGGTGGCGCTGATCCTGGCGATCACCGCGGAACTGCTGATTGGTTCTCCGGGATTAGGTAAGGAGATCGCCTTGGCACAGTCCGGTGGCGCGATTTCTGGGATGTATGCGTTGATTCTTGCGACCGGCTTCTTGGGTGTTGGTATCAATGCCGTGACGCGCATTGTTGAGAAGCGGGTGCTGTCCTGGCATCCGTCGGTTCGCGGGGAGGCGACGGTATGA
- a CDS encoding ABC transporter substrate-binding protein produces the protein MKNKLTLAVAALGIFALSACGSGSPSGGAADSAGASGAAGLEKITVGVIPIVDTAPIFLGDSKGFFKDEGLDLDIQTATGGSAIVPGIQSGSYDFAFSNYVSLMVANDKGLSMKVVANGVTTSGNKDGDFGAVVVSKDSPIKSPKDLAGKKVSVNNLSNIGDITVSQVVKDDGGDPSTINFVEVPFPEAPAALEKGIVDAAWILDPFLVQAKGDGARAVSNNFSDFDPELDIAGYFTTSAKVAAEPELTAKFQRAMNKSLEYANENPQEVRDIVGTYTKIEAETREKLVLPRYRVDINTEAAQKLGDAAQEFGAITKPVDLEALLP, from the coding sequence ATGAAGAATAAACTCACACTCGCAGTGGCAGCATTGGGAATTTTCGCGTTGAGCGCCTGCGGCTCCGGCTCGCCCAGCGGTGGGGCCGCTGATTCCGCGGGGGCATCAGGCGCCGCGGGCCTGGAAAAGATCACCGTGGGCGTCATCCCGATCGTGGACACCGCCCCGATCTTCCTGGGTGATTCCAAGGGCTTCTTCAAGGACGAGGGGCTGGACCTCGACATCCAGACCGCCACCGGCGGCTCGGCCATCGTCCCGGGAATTCAGTCCGGCAGCTACGATTTCGCCTTCTCCAACTACGTCTCACTCATGGTCGCCAACGACAAGGGCCTGAGCATGAAAGTTGTCGCCAATGGCGTCACCACCTCGGGGAACAAGGACGGGGACTTCGGTGCCGTAGTGGTCTCCAAGGACTCACCCATCAAGTCCCCGAAGGACCTGGCTGGCAAGAAGGTCTCGGTCAACAACCTCTCCAACATCGGTGACATCACCGTTTCTCAGGTCGTCAAGGACGATGGCGGGGATCCGAGCACCATCAACTTTGTTGAGGTGCCATTCCCGGAGGCACCGGCGGCCTTGGAAAAGGGCATCGTGGATGCTGCCTGGATCCTTGACCCCTTCCTGGTTCAGGCCAAGGGCGACGGTGCTCGCGCCGTCAGCAACAACTTCTCCGACTTCGATCCGGAGCTTGATATTGCCGGCTACTTCACCACTTCGGCCAAGGTCGCCGCCGAGCCCGAGCTGACAGCCAAATTCCAGCGTGCCATGAACAAGTCGCTCGAATACGCTAACGAGAACCCGCAGGAGGTCCGCGACATCGTGGGCACCTATACCAAGATCGAAGCGGAAACCCGAGAAAAGCTCGTGCTGCCGCGCTACCGCGTGGACATCAACACGGAGGCGGCTCAGAAGCTCGGTGACGCGGCCCAAGAATTCGGTGCGATCACCAAACCCGTTGACCTCGAAGCCCTACTGCCATGA
- a CDS encoding long-chain fatty acid--CoA ligase, translating into MHNQGLGGWIHKRRIKSHDQAAVIEGELSLSYAQLANRINKLANALRALDVQKGSRVAYLGNNHSAFLETLFACGGIGAIFVPLNTRLTPRELNYALVDSGSTVLINPVSLDDLAQAAKGESSIEHHLVLDDTPGADSAYERALTAADAEYVDVSVDHEDPAIILYTSGTTGRPKGAVLTHGNMIWNSLNVLVDYDVTSDAKALLIAPMFHVASLGMGALPTLLKGGTLVLQDRFEPSAVLGAIERHSITSLSGVPTTYQMLAEHPAWATTDISSLRMLTCGGSAVPMRVLEAYEQRGLGFSGGYGLTETAPGATSLQAERSRSKAGSAGLAHFFTDVMIVDPSGDEQPVGETGEILISGPNVIKEYWKLPEASEAAFINGNWFRSGDMGHLDAEGFLFISDRLKDMIISGGENIYPAEVEQAIMELDGVASVAVIGVPDEKWGEVPRAIVVPTAGTEITEKDIKEHLDGRLARYKIPRTVVLTDDFPRTASGKIRKTDLRKTFGGSTPSAHIP; encoded by the coding sequence ATGCATAACCAAGGGCTGGGCGGCTGGATCCACAAGCGGCGCATCAAGTCGCATGATCAAGCGGCTGTCATCGAGGGCGAGTTGTCCCTGAGCTATGCGCAACTGGCTAACCGCATTAACAAGTTGGCCAACGCACTGCGCGCACTGGACGTGCAAAAGGGCAGCCGCGTGGCCTACCTGGGCAACAACCACTCCGCCTTCCTCGAAACGCTCTTTGCCTGTGGCGGCATTGGTGCCATCTTCGTCCCGCTGAACACCCGGCTGACGCCACGGGAATTGAACTATGCCCTGGTTGACTCCGGTAGTACCGTGCTGATCAATCCGGTCTCACTTGATGACCTGGCCCAGGCAGCCAAGGGTGAAAGCTCCATCGAGCACCATCTGGTGCTCGATGACACACCGGGAGCCGACTCGGCGTATGAGCGCGCACTGACGGCAGCGGATGCCGAATACGTGGACGTCTCAGTGGACCACGAAGACCCGGCCATCATCCTGTACACCTCCGGAACCACCGGCAGGCCGAAGGGCGCGGTACTGACGCACGGGAACATGATTTGGAATTCGCTCAACGTGCTGGTCGACTACGACGTGACCAGCGATGCGAAGGCTCTATTGATCGCCCCGATGTTCCATGTCGCCTCGCTGGGCATGGGCGCTCTGCCGACCCTGCTCAAGGGCGGGACCTTGGTGCTGCAGGATAGATTCGAGCCCTCTGCGGTGCTCGGGGCGATCGAACGCCATTCGATCACCTCACTCTCCGGGGTTCCCACCACCTACCAGATGCTGGCCGAACACCCCGCTTGGGCCACCACCGACATTTCCTCGCTGCGCATGCTGACCTGTGGCGGATCCGCTGTCCCGATGCGCGTGCTCGAGGCCTATGAACAGCGCGGGCTGGGGTTCTCGGGTGGCTACGGACTGACCGAAACCGCGCCGGGGGCCACCTCGCTGCAGGCCGAACGTTCCAGATCCAAGGCAGGCTCGGCCGGATTGGCACACTTCTTCACCGACGTGATGATCGTAGATCCCTCGGGGGACGAACAGCCGGTCGGCGAAACCGGCGAGATCCTGATCTCGGGCCCCAACGTCATCAAGGAATATTGGAAGCTGCCGGAGGCGAGCGAGGCGGCCTTCATCAACGGGAACTGGTTCCGCTCCGGGGACATGGGGCACCTTGATGCCGAAGGGTTCCTCTTCATTTCCGACAGGCTCAAGGACATGATCATCTCGGGCGGGGAGAATATCTATCCAGCCGAGGTGGAGCAGGCCATCATGGAACTCGACGGGGTGGCATCGGTGGCAGTGATCGGTGTCCCGGACGAGAAATGGGGCGAGGTGCCGCGGGCCATCGTGGTCCCCACAGCGGGCACTGAGATCACCGAAAAGGACATCAAGGAACACCTTGACGGACGCCTGGCCAGATACAAGATCCCCCGCACCGTGGTGCTCACCGACGACTTCCCCCGCACCGCTAGCGGCAAGATCCGCAAGACCGATCTGCGCAAGACCTTCGGCGGATCCACACCGTCGGCACACATCCCGTAA
- a CDS encoding ABC transporter substrate-binding protein, whose amino-acid sequence MKKRLSTILAGASIAALALTGCGQGSPSGTASTDTAAAGGSESGGLTKVVVGVLPIAPSVAMKYGIDEGIFEKHGLDVELTTSSAGAAMLPAVSTGDLNFAVGNPLSVLTAVDKGLQMKIVSGYSNSKATGDDINGVVARADSGIKTFADLSGKTTSVNALKTQGDLTIMESAAIDGGDPSALKFSEMPFPDMEAQLERKNMDAVWLPEPFLSKALANPENKLIGYPNQKAIPGLPTMVSFTSGKFAEEKPEVVADFKAAMTETLAAAEADQAGAKALLPAFMKMDAKVAENLKMETWDGAVPAEQLTKLAELAAKHTFLSKAPDIAALTVK is encoded by the coding sequence ATGAAGAAGCGTCTGTCTACCATTCTCGCTGGGGCATCAATCGCGGCACTCGCGCTAACCGGCTGCGGCCAGGGCTCACCCTCCGGGACCGCCTCCACAGACACAGCCGCTGCCGGTGGGTCCGAATCCGGCGGACTGACCAAGGTCGTCGTCGGGGTCCTGCCGATCGCTCCGTCGGTCGCCATGAAATATGGAATCGACGAAGGCATCTTTGAAAAGCACGGCCTTGACGTCGAGTTGACCACCAGCTCCGCCGGCGCAGCGATGCTACCGGCGGTTTCCACCGGCGATCTGAACTTCGCCGTTGGCAACCCGCTCTCGGTACTGACCGCGGTGGACAAGGGCCTACAGATGAAGATCGTATCGGGCTACTCGAACTCCAAAGCCACGGGTGATGACATCAACGGTGTGGTCGCGCGCGCCGATTCTGGCATCAAAACCTTTGCTGACCTATCCGGCAAAACCACATCCGTCAACGCACTCAAGACCCAGGGCGACCTGACGATCATGGAATCGGCGGCCATCGACGGTGGCGACCCGAGTGCCCTCAAATTCTCCGAGATGCCCTTCCCCGACATGGAAGCCCAACTCGAACGCAAAAACATGGACGCCGTTTGGTTGCCCGAACCGTTCCTCTCCAAGGCGCTAGCCAACCCGGAGAACAAACTGATCGGTTACCCGAACCAGAAAGCCATCCCCGGCCTGCCGACCATGGTCAGTTTCACCAGCGGCAAGTTCGCCGAGGAAAAGCCTGAGGTCGTCGCCGATTTCAAGGCTGCCATGACCGAAACTCTCGCCGCCGCCGAAGCCGACCAGGCCGGTGCCAAGGCGCTGTTGCCGGCATTCATGAAAATGGACGCCAAGGTCGCGGAAAACCTGAAGATGGAGACCTGGGATGGGGCGGTGCCGGCCGAACAGTTGACCAAGCTGGCCGAACTCGCCGCCAAGCACACGTTCCTCTCCAAGGCCCCGGACATCGCAGCCCTGACGGTCAAGTAG